In one Drosophila pseudoobscura strain MV-25-SWS-2005 chromosome X, UCI_Dpse_MV25, whole genome shotgun sequence genomic region, the following are encoded:
- the LOC6900452 gene encoding ras-GEF domain-containing family member 1B-B encodes MSSSNGGINSATNGRSGSTGSANISLNIKGTAAGGAAAASTSATTTSITHKTLPDLKTQRSNSVCHSQETYSGNRRVAPTEKPPEKPLSYAPAQSRATGKEPKEGHLVYCEGKLHSGPLKSLITHMVPTHEYYPDESFVFAFLLSARLFVRPHELLAQISTTWEQQQGAGGGCDVVDDAGQVLNLSINSASPLTQRKGAAAAAAIATATSSELEPKPQQRTSTQRSAQHCIRLLSEWIEIFPYDFRDERLMQQVRILARKCVYIDNSLGKQVSRILQLLVSRLTALEQYEEFLLTLTTEASEREVVAVASGQSQHHHNHHHHHLHNPFQTFLGSSHSHANGVGGGGSASGTSNSSSSGNTSSSTSNSNSTTPQPDEVFGIMDMCPSCAHLAHQLTAIELERLSHIGPEEFVQAFAKDYPQQQAKDGAGGGGAGKGSLNDMKKTRNLESYVQWFNRLSYLTASEIVKYPKKKQRVRIIEYWIETARECFNIGNFNSLMAIIAGLNLAPIGRLKKTWSKVQSAKFSVLEHQMDPTSNFNSYRSTLKAAMWRSEGATEERERIIIPFFSLFVKDLYFLNEGCSNRLPNNHINFEKCSQLAKQVTEFNEWKKVTCPFEKLPNVIAYLQHSAVLNENTLSMASFECEPPENTEEKDRYKTVKAETKQQLLQQLQEQQHQQHQLHQHHHQSQ; translated from the exons ATGTCGTCGAGCAACGGCGGCATTAACAGTGCCACGAACGGCCGCAGTGGCAGCACCGGCAGTGCCAACATCAGCCTCAATATCAAGGGCACTGCGGCTGGAGGAGCGGCTGCAGCGTCAACAAGTGCCACAACCACGTCAATTACACACAAAACACTGCCGGACCTGAAGACGCAGCGAAGCAACAGCGTCTGCCACAGCCAGGAGACCTACTCCGGCAACAGGAGAGTCGCCCCCACGGAGAAGCCGCCAGAAAAGCCGCTCAGCTATGCCCCAGCCCAGAGTAGGGCCACGGGAAAGGAACCCAAGGAGGGTCACTTGGTGTACTGTGAGGGCAAGCTGCACTCGGGCCCGCTGAAGTCGCTCATCACCCACATGGTGCCCACCCACGAGTACTATCCGGACGAGAGCTTTGTCTTTGCCTTCCTGCTGAGTGCCAGGCTCTTTGTGCGGCCGCACGAGCTGTTGGCGCAGATTTCGACAAcctgggagcagcagcagggagcaGGTGGCGGCTGCGATGTGGTCGACGATGCCGGGCAGGTGCTGAACCTCAGCATAAACTCCGCCTCGCCCCTGACCCAGCGAAagggagcggcagcggcggcggcaataGCGACGGCGACGAGTTCGGAGCTGGAGCCAAAGCCGCAGCAGCGGACGAGTACGCAGCGATCGGCCCAGCACTGCATACGGCTGCTCTCGGAGTGGATCGAGATCTTCCCGTACGACTTCAGAGATGAGCGCCTCATGCAGCAGGTGCGCATCCTGGCCAGGAAGTGCGTCTACATCGACAACTCGCTGGGCAAACAGGTCTCTCGCATTCTACAGCTGCTCGTGTCCCGTCTGACGGCCCTGGAGCAGTACGAGGAGTTCCTGCTAACGCTCACCACGGAGGCCAGCGAGCGAgaggtggtggcggtggcttcTGGCCAAAGTCAACACCaccataatcatcatcatcatcatttgcATAATCCCTTTCAAACTTTTCTGGGCAGCTCGCACTCGCATGCCAATGGCGTGGGTGGTGGGGGCTCGGCCAGCGGCACCTCCAACTCCTCCTCCAGCGGCaacacctcctcctccacctccaactCAAACTCGACCACCCCTCAGCCAGACGAAGTCTTTGGCATCATGGACATGTGTCCGAGCTGCGCCCACTTGGCCCACCAATTGACGGCCATCGAACTAGAGCGCCTGTCGCATATTGGTCCCGAGGAGTTTGTCCAGGCGTTTGCCAAGGATTAcccccagcagcaggccaAGGATGGCGCAGGCGGAGGCGGTGCCGGCAAGGGTTCGTTGAACGATATGAAAAAGACGCGCAACCTGGAGTCGTATGTGCAGTGGTTCAATCGCCTCAGCTACTTGACAGCCAGCGAGATTGTCAAG TATccgaagaagaagcagcgTGTTCGCATCATCGAGTACTGGATTGAGACGGCCCGTGAGTGCTTCAACATTGGCAACTTCAACAGTCTGATGGCCATAATAGCAGGTCTAAATCTGGCGCCCATAGGCAGACTCAAGAAGACA TGGTCAAAGGTGCAATCGGCCAAATTCTCAGTGCTGGAACATCAAATGGATCCAACATCAAACTTCAATAGCTATCGCTCGACGCTCAAAGCTGCTATGTGGCGCTCCGAGGGTGCCACAGAGGAACGCGAACGCATAATCATTCCATTCTTTAGTTTATTTGTTAAGGACTTGTACTTTCTAAACGAGGGCTGCTCGAATCG GCTGCCAAACAATCATATCAACTTTGAAAAGTGCTCCCAGCTGGCCAAACAAGTGACGGAGTTCAACGAGTGGAAGAAGGTGACCTGTCCCTTCGAGAAGCTGCCGAACGTCATTGCCTATCTGCAGCACAGCGCAGTGCTCAACGAGAACACCCTCTCGATGGCCTCCTTCGAGTGTGAGCCCCCCGAGAACACAGAGGAGAAGGATCGCTACAAAACGGTGAAAGCCGAGACGAAACAACAACTGCTGCAGCAgttgcaggagcagcagcaccagcagcatcagctgcaccagcaccaccaccagtcGCAGTAG
- the CRIF gene encoding growth arrest and DNA damage-inducible proteins-interacting protein 1, with protein sequence MNLRKINVVQKLSAFPLRLQSTSTATAELPAAIINENVEDSSVHARRLNKSGLQEQHKNIVMGVPPYRDAQSWIHLTEKYQRKVYGLYGAKSNVNPKICFDSKAEQEVMQLDTFFKVLEKSRLEKAEKIQKTNDRDEDIAKKLDKLEQWKSDLNAKVAKREAEAAAAIARKERLVEEVRRHFGFKVDTRDERFKEMLEQKEKEDKKKQKEAKRKAKEEKMMAKLVEKTSS encoded by the coding sequence ATGAATTTACGTAAAATAAACGTTGTGCAGAAACTTTCTGCATTTCCTTTACGTTTGCAATCTACAAGCACTGCGACTGCGGAGCTGCCGGCGGCGATCATAAATGAAAATGTGGAAGACAGCTCTGTGCACGCACGGAGACTCAATAAATCTGGCTTACAAGAACAGCATAAAAATATTGTAATGGGTGTTCCACCTTATCGGGATGCGCAGTCTTGGATACACTTGACCGAGAAATATCAGAGAAAAGTCTATGGCCTGTACGGTGCCAAGAGTAACGTTAATCCAAAGATTTGCTTTGATTCAAAGGCAGAGCAAGAAGTTATGCAACTGGACACTTTCTTTAAAGTACTGGAAAAGAGCCGCCTTGAGAAAGCAGAGAAAATCCAAAAGACTAATGACCGCGATGAAGACATAGCCAAGAAACTGGATAAGCTAGAGCAGTGGAAATCTGATTTGAATGCAAAGGTTGCAAAACGCGAGgcagaagctgctgctgcgataGCGCGAAAGGAGCGGTTGGTGGAGGAGGTTCGCAGGCATTTTGGATTCAAGGTGGATACTCGTGATGAACGATTTAAGGAAATGCTGGAgcaaaaggagaaggaggacaagaaaaagcaaaaggaagCTAAGCGTAAGGCGAAGGAGGAAAAAATGATGGCGAAACTCGTGGAGAAAACCTCATCCTAA